TTGGAAAAAGTACGAGCAGATAAAGAACGTGAAGTGAAAAATGGTCATGATGGTACATGGGTGGCCCATCCCGGATTGGTAAAAATAGCTAAGGATGAATTCGATACCCATATGAAAAGTGCCAATCAACTACATGTATTGAGGGAAGGTGATAGCATATCTGAAGAAGACTTGATTGCAGTGCCAAAAGGAACGATTACAGAGAAAGGCATACGGAAAAATATCAATGTTGGCATATTGTATCTAGAAGCGTGGCTTAGGGGAAATGGATGTGTGGCACTCTACAATTTAATGGAAGATGCGGCAACAGCAGAAATTTCACGAACCCAAATATGGCAGTGGCGCAAGTTTAATGTGCTATTGGAAGACGGGCGCAAGTTTACGGACAAGTTGTATGCCAAGATTTTTAGGGAAGAAATGGATAAAATTATTCATGTGGTAGGGGAAGCTAATTTAGGTACTACCAAGTTTGAAAAAGCTTTCAAGTTGTTTGATGAACTAGTTAAAGCCAGAGAGTTTGAAGAATTTTTAACGCTTAATGCTTATCAGGAAATAGAGTAATCAAAATAGAAATAAAAAAATCCCAAGAATGGGCGAACATTACCTGGGATTCAAGTTCAAAATTGAAAAATTAAAATTATGGAAAAAAAGGAGAAAGTCCAAGCATTACTTACGGATTGGATGGTAAACCCAAGGTGGAAAGGTGTTGAAAGACCTTATACGGCTGAAGAGGTCATTAAATTAAGGGGTTCTTATGAAATAGATTATTCTATTGCTAGATTGGGGGCCGAAAAATTCTGGAAACAACTCAACAGTAAGGATTTTGTCGCTGGTTTGGGAGCTCTTACAGGTAACCAGGCCATACAAGAAGTAGAGGCTGGGTTAGAAGCAATTTATTTAAGCGGTTGGCAAGTGGCTGCAGATGCGAACTTGGCCGGTGAAATGTACCCGGATCAATCATTGTATCCTGCCAATAGTGTTCCAATGGTGGTTAAAAGAATCAATAATGCACTTTTGCGGGCAGACCAGATTCAAACGGTAAACGAAACCGAGGATAAAAAGGATTATCTAGTACCCATAATCGCAGATGCCGAAGCCGGTTTTGGTGGAAATCTAAACGCTTTTGAATTGATGAAATCCATGATTGAAAGTGGGGCGGCAGGTGTTCATTTTGAAGATCAGCTAAGTTCTGCAAAAAAATGTGGGCATCTAGGTGGGAAAGTATTAGTGCCTACCCAAGAAGCAATCAATAAATTAATTGCGGCCAGGTTGGCTTCGGATGTAATGGGAGTTCCCACTTTGATAATAGCTCGAACAGATGCAGATGCCGCGAATCTACTTACAAGCGATATAGATGAAAGGGATCACGAATTCGTTACAGGGGAACGTTCCCCAGAAGGTTTCTTCTATGTGAAAAATGGCTTGGGACAGGGCATTAATAGAGGATTGAGCTATGCACCGTTCGCAGATTTGATTTGGTTGGAAACCTCTACACCCGATTTGGAACAAGCAAGAAAATTTGCTGAGGGTATTCATAAAAAATATCCCGGTAAAATGTTAGCGTATAACTGCTCACCTTCGTTTAACTGGGCGTCCAAGTTATCTACAAAAGAGATGGAGACTTTTAGGGAAGAATTGGCAGGTATGGGCTATAAATTCCAATTTATAACCTTGGCAGGTTTCCATGCACTGAATACGAGTATGTTCGAGTTGAGCAAAGCATATAAAGAAAAAGGAATGGCAGGCTACTCTGAGTTGCAGGAACGAGAATTTGCTTTACAGAAATATGGTTTTAAGGCTGTTAAACACCAAGGTTTTGTTGGTACCAGTTATTTTGACGAAGTTCAAGATGTTATTACTTCGGGAAAATCAAGTACAGTTGCTATGAAAGGAAGTACCGAGACTGCCCAATTCTGAGGTATTCTTTGTTAGTTGGTTGATAAAATGCCCCTTTTTGGGGCATTTTTTGATGCTAAATCTAAATTGTTAAAGAAATCACAATTTTTTAACCCTTTGAGTCGTTATAATAAGTACTTTAGTGAGTGTAATTTTACGAAATACGCTTACATGTTCCGAAAATTTATTGAGAGAGTAGGGGTTATGAACTGTATCATGCTCCTTGTGGTAATTTCTATCATCATCGTCTCTGAAACGCTTTTCCTTCAAGGAAAAAAACTGGATGCAATTTTTATTGCATTTTGGGCACCGACCATACTTGGTTTTATGAATTACTTGAAATATAAAAAGTAATGGATTTTGTTCTTATTTATTCCATTATTGTCGCTGTAATTTTTGTGATTTGGCTACTTTTTGTAGTGCGGATGTACAAGAAAATCAAAGATTGACAACAAGCTGTTTTTTCAGTTGTAGAAAACAGTAAGTTTTTCGACTGCACTACTTTTTCTCAATAAATAAGAGTTTAATATCCTATCTGTTTCAACGGTATTCCTTTGGGGAATTATGAAAGCTTCAATATCGGCAGCAGACGAAACTTCTAACTGATTATCTATAAATCCATATCCTTTATAAACTCCCGAATCAATAAGTATAAATGCATTTTCATCCATACTCCTACCTTTTTCTTTGATAATACTTACTTCGGACTGTGAAGTTTTTATACTGGAAATAGCAGTTTCCACTTTTGTGTTATAGTCGGTTACAGCTTCTTTGGAAGCACAAATACCTTCACAAGAACTTAAAACATGGTGTGAACAGGGTGAATTGGTCTCTTGGAGATGGCAATATTTGGGACATAATGCAAATATTTTGCACAGTTCCTCTAAATAGGCCCTACAATCTGTCTGGTTATAAAAAACCTTTAGCGGTCTGGGTACAGCTTTACTACTGTTGTAGGCTAGGTGCATAACCCCTTTACGATCTTCATAAGTAAATATAGCGTATTGTTTTACATTTCTTTTTTGCGCTCTATTGTATATGGGATAGTATGCTTTTATATCGGTTGATTCCATTAAAAGGGCAACCAACTCACTCCCTGAAAGCTTAAAATCGATATTAGCGGTTTCACTGCACATTTTGATTTCTCTGTTGCTCTTGTCATAAAAATGGCTCAAAACCCTTTTTTTGAGGTTGTTTGCTTTGCCCACGTAAATAATCTCCTCTTTCTGATTTTTGAAATGATAGACTCCCGGTTTTTGAGGAATACTGTTAAAAACGGATTTTGGTAAGTGTGGCGGTAAGGTTGCTTCTTGACTTCTTGAATTCAGGAATTTTTTAAAGGTATCTTGGGCATTCGGGGTATTTATCAGTTTTTTGAAAAGCAAAACTGTAGCATGTGCATCCCCTCTGGCCCTATGTCTATCTTCCAAAGGAATATTTATAGCCGAACATAACTTGCCCAAGCTATAAGAATGTAGGCCTGGAATCAGATTTCTAGACAAGCGAACCGTACAAAGCTTTTTTCGGATAAAATCTACACCAATTTGCCTAAATTCTTCTTTAATGACCCCATAATCAAAATTTACGGAATGTGCCACAAAAATACAGTCTTTGGTAATTTGATGGACTTTTTCTGCTATTGTTGCAAATGTTGGGGCATCTCTTACCATTTGGTCATCAATTCCAGTAAGCCCCGTAATAAAATAGGGAATGGGAGATTGAGGGTTTACAAGTGATGTGAATTCGTCAACGATTTTTTCACCATCAAATTTAAAAATGGAAATCTCTGTTATCTTATTTCCCTTGATACTGTTTCCCGTAGTTTCTATGTCTATTATGGTATACAAATCCTAAAAACAAATCTTCTCTGAATTTATGGATAAAGTAAAAAGCCACCAAGCGGTAACTTA
The nucleotide sequence above comes from Flagellimonas sp. HMM57. Encoded proteins:
- the aceA gene encoding isocitrate lyase, yielding MEKKEKVQALLTDWMVNPRWKGVERPYTAEEVIKLRGSYEIDYSIARLGAEKFWKQLNSKDFVAGLGALTGNQAIQEVEAGLEAIYLSGWQVAADANLAGEMYPDQSLYPANSVPMVVKRINNALLRADQIQTVNETEDKKDYLVPIIADAEAGFGGNLNAFELMKSMIESGAAGVHFEDQLSSAKKCGHLGGKVLVPTQEAINKLIAARLASDVMGVPTLIIARTDADAANLLTSDIDERDHEFVTGERSPEGFFYVKNGLGQGINRGLSYAPFADLIWLETSTPDLEQARKFAEGIHKKYPGKMLAYNCSPSFNWASKLSTKEMETFREELAGMGYKFQFITLAGFHALNTSMFELSKAYKEKGMAGYSELQEREFALQKYGFKAVKHQGFVGTSYFDEVQDVITSGKSSTVAMKGSTETAQF
- a CDS encoding exonuclease domain-containing protein, translating into MYTIIDIETTGNSIKGNKITEISIFKFDGEKIVDEFTSLVNPQSPIPYFITGLTGIDDQMVRDAPTFATIAEKVHQITKDCIFVAHSVNFDYGVIKEEFRQIGVDFIRKKLCTVRLSRNLIPGLHSYSLGKLCSAINIPLEDRHRARGDAHATVLLFKKLINTPNAQDTFKKFLNSRSQEATLPPHLPKSVFNSIPQKPGVYHFKNQKEEIIYVGKANNLKKRVLSHFYDKSNREIKMCSETANIDFKLSGSELVALLMESTDIKAYYPIYNRAQKRNVKQYAIFTYEDRKGVMHLAYNSSKAVPRPLKVFYNQTDCRAYLEELCKIFALCPKYCHLQETNSPCSHHVLSSCEGICASKEAVTDYNTKVETAISSIKTSQSEVSIIKEKGRSMDENAFILIDSGVYKGYGFIDNQLEVSSAADIEAFIIPQRNTVETDRILNSYLLRKSSAVEKLTVFYN